TTGTCAATGGCACCGGAAACCACGCCTTTACCGGATTGAGCCTGGGCATCGGCCTCTTGGGAAGCTTCCGCCGCGCGGGTGGTATTTTGGGCGATTTCCTGAACCGAGGCCGCCATTTGCTGCATGGTGGAGACAGTTTGGACAATCTCCTCCCGTTGGCCGTCGCAGCATTTTTCGGTTTTATTGGCCAGTTCGGTCAAGTTGCGGGTTTCTTCATTGAGAGAATGCACTGAGTCGCGAATAGATAATGCTGTATTGCGGATTTTTTTGACAAATTGGTTGAAACTATGGGCAATCCAGGCAAATTCAGTTTTGCCATCTATTTTCAGGCGGGCGGTCAAATCCCCTTCGCCGCTAGCGATGTCCTGGAGCCTCAATCCCAGATCCGTCAAAGGATCGGCGACTATTTTCTTGGCCGCAAAATATAACACCAGCGCCACCAGAAATGCCGCCCCGGCCATCAAGCCAAAGGCTTTGCCGACATTGGCCCAGATCAGCGCCTCGGCGTTTTTCAACGGGGTCACAATTTCAAATGCGCCGTGCAGGTCTCCTACCTTTTTCCCTTCCATGGGATAGCCCAGGATATCCTTGCCGTCTTCCCGGCCCCACAGAGTATAGGAATTGGCGGGATCGCCGTGGCATACCATACATTGTTCCCCCAACCGCACCGGTTTGAAGAAACGCAGAGTGTTTTGCTCTTCGTCAATGATCTGGTATTCTCTGGCATCTGGATGACCGGCAAAATATCTGAGGGCTTCGGCTTCCAATTCGTCCGCCTCATGCTTGGGGTTACGGGCCCCGATGCGAGGCGTTCTCAACTCAAATCCGTTCTCTTCCTGATTGGCCTGGATGACATTCCAGGCGGCGACGATAGGCACGGTTGAAAATATCCGCATCCTGCCCGCCTGAGGATTGGGCAACTGAGCAAATTCCTGCAGCATCTGGGGTGTATAAATACCCATTTGCCACTGCTTCGCCACTTGTTCTCTGGTTGCCTCTGCCGCGAGTAATGCGCTGCGCGCCTTGTTTGCTTCGGCTGTGATGGCCGCTTCGTGCTGCTGGCGGACATAAGCCAAAAGCAATGCCGAACTGACCAACAAAATCGATCCAAAGACCACCAATACCAGGCGCATGCCTACCGAGTTCCAATTCATTGCGTTTCACCCCCTAGGGAATTTCAATCTGGTTATATGGAAAAACTATAGACCAACAAAGATATTTTGCAGGAAATCGGATAGAATCATTGCAAAATGCCGATTGACTTAATCATAAGGAGGGGCCCAATGAGTACTCTGGATCAAATCAAGCATGGTTTCCAAAATGCGCTCGAATCCCTGGCGGAAGGTTGGCGCGCCTTGCGCGAACGGGCATCGCAAGCGTTGACGCAATTCACTCACCATCCCAAGGGGGGTGGCGCTGAGGATCAGCTGATGGCCAGCGCATCCCGCTGGGGATTGTTGGCTGCGGAAATAAAAGAAGAAGACGATCAAGTCATCGTTAATCTCGAAGTCCCCGGCATGGATCCGGAAAACTTCGAAATTGAAGTCATCAACGATATTTTGGTGGTCCGCGGTGAAAAAACCGCCGAGCGGGAAGAATCCAGCGGCCGCTATTATTTATTGGAAAGGGCTTACGGCGCCTTTGAGCGTGCCCTGCAACTGCCGGCCCCGGTGGATGAAAGCCGGGCGGAGGCCACCTACCGCAAAGGGGTCTTGACCATCAAACTTCCCAAAGCGCAGCCCTACGGCCGCCGGCGGATCGCCATTCAAACGGCATAGTTAAAGTGCATAAAGCCATCAAAGCATACAGCACTGGCGGTGAAATCTGTAATTTGACGACGGTCATGAACATTGCAAGGTTTGGCAGATAATAACCTTCCCGGGGCCAATGACCACCGATGACCGGGGGATTGCCGAAAGAGGACAGATCTATTTTCACCCCAACCCTTCCGGCAGGTAGGCCAGCCAATCTCTGGTATCATCGCCATAGACTAAAAAGTAAGGATTGAGTACGGAATCTTTGGTGTTATAGCGGAGCGGTTTGCCTTGCAAGTCAACTACATACCCGCCTGCCTGGGCTACGACACAATGGGCGGCGGCGGTGTCCCACTCGGAAGTGGGGCCCAACCGGGGATACAAATCCGCCTTTCCCTCGGCTACCAGACAAAACTTTAACGAACTGCCAATCGAGACTAGCTCATACTCGCCGTTTAATTTTTCCAGGTACTCTTTGAATGCCTGGGTTTGATGGGAGCGACTTCCGACAATGACTAACCGCTCTGGGGCTGGACAACGCACATGGATTGTTTGGGAAGGTTGATCTCCCACTTGTTTGAGTGCGCCAAGTCCTGAAGCGGCAAAATAGGTCGTATCCTGGACTGGCACATGAACTACGCCTAATACCGGCTCGTGGTCGTGAATTAGCGCCACGTTGACGGTAAATTCACCGTTGCGCTTAATAAATTCCTTGGTACCATCTAAAGGATCCACCAACCAATAGGTTTGCCATTGCTGGCGGTCCTGGTAAGGCAGGTCGCTTGCTTCTTCAGATAGAATGGGAAAATTCGGTTGAATTTGGCTTAATGCATCCATCAAACACCGATGAGAAGCGGTGTCGGCTGCTGTCAGGGGGGAATCATCGTTTTTATTGGTTACTTCAATATCCGCAGCCTCATAGATTTTCAGTATGCGCTCTCCTGCTTTACGCGACGCCTCCACCACGCTATCCAGCATAGCTGCCAAGTTCAATGATTCCATGAATATATTCTCCTGTTCTTAATTTCGCTAAAGTCATATTGTAAGACAATGGAAGAAAAAGCCCTCAACTTACCTTGGGACAAGATTGAAACCGTGATGATGGATATGGATGGAACGTTACTGGATCTCAATTTCGATAACCATTTCTGGCAGGAATTCGTCCCGGTTCACTATGCAAAACGTCATGATATCTCTTTGCAGCGGGCCAAAAACGTTCTACAGCCAAAGTTCGATGCTTTGAAGGGATCGTTGGAATGGTATTGCCTGGATTACTGGAGCCAGGAACTTCAGCTAGACTTACGCAGTCTCAAAAGAGAAATCGCCGGGATAATCAGCGTTTTCCCTCATGTCATAGAATTCCTTGAGGCCATACGTCATTACAACAAAGCGCTGTGGCTCGTAACTAACGCCCACCCTGACGTTTTGGCCCTCAAAATGGAAAGCACTTGTTTGAATCGTTTTTTTGACCGGATTATTTGCGCCCATCATTATGGTTATCCCAAGGAAAACCTAAACTTCTGGCACGGACTTTCGGAAGACATCGCATTTCGTCGGGAGACCACTTTGTTTGTCGATGATAGCATTGCTGTCCTGGAAGCTGGTAAAGCCTATGGAATTCGTTATAATGTCGCCATTAGTCGGCCGGATAGCACACAACCGTCAAGGATCATCCGCCAGTTCCCCTCGGTGGATGATCTCAAACAGCTGTTACCGCAGGGCTAATTCACTGTAAGGATATAAAAAACCTTGAAATCGGCTTTAGTTTAGGATCAAATGTATCTACTTTAAAATTTGTCTTGACCTGCTTATAGAGCTGGGCACCTTGGTACCATATGCCGGTTTCATCGGCAGAGAATTCCGAAAGTTTGGAGCATCTTTCCAAAAACAAGTCGCTAAATGTAATATAACTTGGCAGTATTACTTGGTACCTGATTGTATATTATTCATGGACACTCCCTTTATGCATTAAGCCAATTACGATTCTAGGCAAAGCATTAAGGATAGAATTTAAACAATAAACTATTTGGAGAAACACGTGAGTGATCTTATCGTTCATGTTACCGACGATAACTTTGAAGACGAAGTCCTAAAATCTGACTTGCCTGTATTATTGGACTTTTGGGCAGACTGGTGCGGGCCTTGTAAAATGATTGCGCCCATCCTAGAGCAAATTGCGGAAGGCTATCAAGGCAAGCTAAAAGTGGCCAAATTGAATATTGATGAAAATCCCAAGACACCTCAGCATTATGGTGTCAGGGGAATCCCTACCCTCATGCTATTCAAAGATGGGGAAGTCGAGGCTACCAAGGTTGGCGCCTTAAGCAAGTCCCAACTCGAGGCATTCCTTAATCAAAACCTATAAAACTGTCCAACCCCGTCTATACTGATTTCCAAGGCGGGTGATATATTCAACACCCGCCACACTTCTCCGCTTACTTTTTGCGCAAGCCCAATCTTCCTGGGCCTCTAGTTGAATCAATATAGAACCATCTTGAATTAAAAAAGTATTAACTATGAACCTAACCGAACTTAAACGTAAACCTGCCGCGGAATTGCTAGAAATTGCTGAATCTCTAGGGCTGGAAGGTGTCTCTCGAACCCGGAAACAAGACCTCATCTTCGTTATACTCAAAAAACTGGCCAAAAATGGCGAAGATATTTATGGAGACGGGGTCCTGGAAATTCTCCAAGACGGCTTTGGTTTCCTCCGCTCGGCAGACAGTTCTTATTTGGCTGGCCCCGATGATATTTATGTCTCTCCCAGTCAAATCCGACGCTTCAGCCTACGCACGGGCGACACCATCTCGGGCAAAATCCGCCCACCCAAGGAAGGTGAGCGCTATTTTGCCATGCTCAAAGTCGAGCAAATCAACTTTGAACCCCCTGAAAATGCCAAACATAAAATTGATTTCTCAAACCTGACCCCCCTGTTTCCCCAGGAACGCTTTGTACTGGAGCTGGGAAACGGCAGTACAGAAGATTTAACCGCCCGGGTCATCGATTTGGTAGCTCCCATTGGCAAAGGCCAGCGTGGATTGATTGTCTCTCCGCCGAAAGCCGGGAAAACCATGATCCTGCAAAATATCGCCCATTCCATTGCTATCAAGGCGCCTGAGTGCTACATGATCGTCCTCCTGATAGACGAGCGTCCGGAAGAAGTCACCGAGATGCAGCGCAGCGTCCGCGCGGAAGTCGTCTCTAGTACATTTGACGAACCAGCGGCACGCCACGTCCAAGTTGCCGAAATGGTCATTGAAAAAGCCAAGCGCCTAGTTGAGCATAAACAGGATGTGGTGATCCTGCTCGACTCCATTACGCGTCTGGCCAGAGCCTATAATACCGTTGTCCCCTCTTCCGGTAAGCTATTGACCGGAGGGGTTGACGCCAATGCCCTGGAAAAACCCAAGCGCTTCTTTGGTGCCGCCCGCAATATTGAAGAAGGCGGCAGCCTGACCATTATTGCCACCGCTTTGGTGGAGACAGGTTCGCGCATGGATGATGTGATCTATGAAGAATTTAAAGGCACTGGCAACATGGAGCTGCATTTGGAACGCAAAATCGCCGAGAAACGGATTTATCCCGCTATCAATATCAACCGTTCAGGAACCCGCCGGGAAGAATATCTTGTCCCGCCAGACGAACTGCAAAAATGCTGGATACTGCGGAAAATCCTCCATCCCATGGATGAAATCGCCGCTATTGAGTTCTTGTTGGACAAACTCCGTC
This is a stretch of genomic DNA from Methylothermaceae bacteria B42. It encodes these proteins:
- a CDS encoding heat-shock protein Hsp20, with protein sequence MSTLDQIKHGFQNALESLAEGWRALRERASQALTQFTHHPKGGGAEDQLMASASRWGLLAAEIKEEDDQVIVNLEVPGMDPENFEIEVINDILVVRGEKTAEREESSGRYYLLERAYGAFERALQLPAPVDESRAEATYRKGVLTIKLPKAQPYGRRRIAIQTA
- a CDS encoding 3'(2'),5'-bisphosphate nucleotidase CysQ, which gives rise to MESLNLAAMLDSVVEASRKAGERILKIYEAADIEVTNKNDDSPLTAADTASHRCLMDALSQIQPNFPILSEEASDLPYQDRQQWQTYWLVDPLDGTKEFIKRNGEFTVNVALIHDHEPVLGVVHVPVQDTTYFAASGLGALKQVGDQPSQTIHVRCPAPERLVIVGSRSHQTQAFKEYLEKLNGEYELVSIGSSLKFCLVAEGKADLYPRLGPTSEWDTAAAHCVVAQAGGYVVDLQGKPLRYNTKDSVLNPYFLVYGDDTRDWLAYLPEGLG
- a CDS encoding HAD family hydrolase, which translates into the protein MEEKALNLPWDKIETVMMDMDGTLLDLNFDNHFWQEFVPVHYAKRHDISLQRAKNVLQPKFDALKGSLEWYCLDYWSQELQLDLRSLKREIAGIISVFPHVIEFLEAIRHYNKALWLVTNAHPDVLALKMESTCLNRFFDRIICAHHYGYPKENLNFWHGLSEDIAFRRETTLFVDDSIAVLEAGKAYGIRYNVAISRPDSTQPSRIIRQFPSVDDLKQLLPQG
- a CDS encoding thioredoxin, yielding MSDLIVHVTDDNFEDEVLKSDLPVLLDFWADWCGPCKMIAPILEQIAEGYQGKLKVAKLNIDENPKTPQHYGVRGIPTLMLFKDGEVEATKVGALSKSQLEAFLNQNL
- the rho gene encoding transcription termination factor Rho (An RNA-DNA helicase that actively releases nascent mRNAs from paused transcription complexes), with protein sequence MNLTELKRKPAAELLEIAESLGLEGVSRTRKQDLIFVILKKLAKNGEDIYGDGVLEILQDGFGFLRSADSSYLAGPDDIYVSPSQIRRFSLRTGDTISGKIRPPKEGERYFAMLKVEQINFEPPENAKHKIDFSNLTPLFPQERFVLELGNGSTEDLTARVIDLVAPIGKGQRGLIVSPPKAGKTMILQNIAHSIAIKAPECYMIVLLIDERPEEVTEMQRSVRAEVVSSTFDEPAARHVQVAEMVIEKAKRLVEHKQDVVILLDSITRLARAYNTVVPSSGKLLTGGVDANALEKPKRFFGAARNIEEGGSLTIIATALVETGSRMDDVIYEEFKGTGNMELHLERKIAEKRIYPAININRSGTRREEYLVPPDELQKCWILRKILHPMDEIAAIEFLLDKLRQTKTNNEFFDSMKRS